A genome region from Rubrobacter calidifluminis includes the following:
- a CDS encoding right-handed parallel beta-helix repeat-containing protein, which yields MVLRRSSAAFGRRARGFWMVASIALVFSAAAFCMLCGAREARGATETKPTCKRSLQKMVDAAPAGAILHVPGGCVYRETVVVNKPLTLEAGPGAEIRGSDVWRRWRREGSVWVSYASVPRFESGGYCRPGTDRCRWPEQVFIDGRPLEQVASNPGPGQFALDAGRHVILANDPTGHAVEVTVRRYWVVGRSDDVTIEGFTMKYAANPAQTGALTNNGHSGWTVRGNNLSWAHGADLQLGGARELLAVGNNIHHGGQLGITGSRADLVVKDNRIHDNNTEGFDPRWEAGGMKNNHMIRLLATGNDVYRNDPVGFWCDNGCNDATYSNNRIHGNARNGIHLEISDHSKIFGNKIWRNGWSSRGSSFGQAGILVSSCQNVDVYDNVLAWNNDGITIVNQDRSQAGGSNYDRVTGIKVHDNYIIARDHADGGIHTALAWVKAYPGGNIYEPSADNHGYEDRYWFSSPEGADYRYKWGSNFKYLSDFNATPGEQRARYLSALEERRVIRGAGIPNLPQGQR from the coding sequence ATGGTGTTGAGGCGAAGTTCGGCGGCGTTCGGCCGGAGGGCGAGGGGTTTCTGGATGGTGGCATCCATCGCTCTGGTCTTCTCCGCGGCGGCGTTCTGCATGCTCTGTGGTGCCCGGGAGGCCCGGGGGGCGACGGAGACCAAACCGACCTGCAAACGATCGCTGCAAAAGATGGTCGACGCCGCGCCGGCCGGTGCGATCCTGCACGTGCCCGGGGGTTGCGTCTACCGCGAGACCGTCGTCGTGAACAAGCCGCTCACGCTCGAGGCGGGGCCGGGTGCCGAGATTCGGGGCTCCGACGTGTGGCGGCGCTGGCGCAGGGAGGGTTCTGTGTGGGTGAGCTATGCTTCTGTGCCGCGGTTCGAGAGTGGAGGGTACTGCAGGCCCGGCACCGATCGGTGCCGCTGGCCGGAGCAGGTCTTCATCGACGGGAGGCCGCTCGAGCAGGTCGCCTCGAACCCCGGGCCCGGGCAGTTCGCCCTCGACGCCGGCCGGCACGTCATCCTCGCCAACGATCCCACCGGGCATGCCGTCGAGGTGACCGTGAGGAGATACTGGGTGGTTGGCCGCTCCGACGACGTCACCATCGAGGGCTTCACGATGAAGTATGCTGCGAACCCCGCCCAGACCGGGGCGCTCACCAACAACGGTCACAGCGGATGGACCGTCAGGGGCAACAACCTTTCCTGGGCGCACGGCGCGGATCTCCAGCTCGGTGGGGCGCGGGAGCTGCTCGCCGTAGGGAACAACATCCACCATGGCGGGCAGCTCGGCATCACCGGCAGCCGGGCGGACCTCGTGGTGAAGGACAACAGGATCCACGACAACAACACCGAGGGCTTCGATCCCCGCTGGGAGGCCGGCGGGATGAAGAACAACCATATGATCCGGCTGCTCGCCACGGGCAACGACGTGTACCGCAACGACCCGGTGGGATTCTGGTGCGACAACGGGTGTAACGATGCGACCTACTCGAACAACAGGATCCACGGGAACGCGAGGAACGGTATCCACCTTGAGATCAGCGACCACTCGAAGATCTTCGGCAACAAGATCTGGCGTAACGGGTGGTCTTCGCGGGGGAGTAGCTTCGGGCAGGCGGGCATACTCGTCTCCTCGTGCCAGAACGTCGACGTCTACGACAACGTCCTAGCCTGGAACAACGACGGTATAACGATCGTGAACCAGGATCGTTCCCAGGCCGGCGGGTCAAATTATGACAGGGTCACCGGGATAAAGGTGCACGACAACTACATAATAGCCAGGGATCATGCCGACGGTGGCATCCACACGGCGCTTGCCTGGGTGAAGGCCTACCCGGGGGGTAACATCTACGAGCCTTCTGCCGACAACCACGGGTACGAGGACCGCTACTGGTTCTCGTCTCCCGAGGGGGCGGACTACCGCTACAAGTGGGGTTCGAACTTCAAGTACCTCTCGGACTTCAACGCGACCCCCGGTGAGCAGCGGGCGCGTTACCTCTCGGCACTGGAGGAGAGGCGCGTGATCCGAGGCGCCGGGATACCGAACCTGCCGCAGGGTCAGCGGTAG
- a CDS encoding PQQ-binding-like beta-propeller repeat protein, translated as MAVSLAGCAVALAFLFILQVPARAAPAGSPYDTVQTDGRVSAILLWGDRIYIAGNFRHVNGVPRTRLASMDAATGALRGWNPGANGAVYTLAASPDGTKIYAGGDFTSVGGVPHERLVALDPTTGRAVAGWRAGADGTVRTIAVAGNEVYLGGAFLHVDGRARTRLALVDGIDGSLAPNWHPSANNTVRKLTVSIDGTRIYAGGYFTAVSGQSRRYLATLSPALGTLLSWRPAIMRPVIDLVESGGYVFTAEGGTGGGAASAYDTTTGSVLWSRHADGDCQAVTVFDDEVFVGGHYDHFGGLLRRKFAAIDPVRGAVDPGWAPKADAGVWELTPDFLRGRLYAGGDFTSIGGQPQQGFASFSN; from the coding sequence ATGGCGGTTTCCCTGGCAGGCTGTGCGGTGGCCCTGGCGTTCCTTTTCATCCTGCAGGTTCCCGCGCGGGCTGCCCCGGCCGGTAGCCCGTATGACACCGTGCAGACCGACGGTCGGGTCTCAGCCATCCTGCTGTGGGGGGATCGCATCTACATCGCCGGCAACTTCCGGCACGTGAACGGAGTCCCGCGCACCCGACTGGCATCCATGGATGCCGCCACAGGCGCGCTGAGGGGCTGGAACCCAGGGGCGAACGGGGCGGTCTATACGCTGGCCGCTTCCCCGGACGGCACGAAGATCTACGCTGGAGGGGACTTCACGAGCGTCGGGGGCGTCCCGCACGAGAGGCTCGTCGCCCTCGACCCGACCACCGGCAGGGCGGTTGCAGGGTGGAGAGCCGGAGCTGATGGCACGGTGCGCACCATAGCCGTGGCCGGGAACGAGGTCTATCTGGGAGGAGCTTTCCTGCACGTCGACGGACGGGCACGCACCCGTCTCGCCCTGGTGGACGGCATCGATGGTAGCCTCGCCCCGAACTGGCACCCATCTGCCAACAACACCGTGCGTAAGCTCACCGTCTCCATCGACGGCACCCGGATCTACGCCGGGGGGTATTTTACTGCCGTCTCCGGCCAGTCGAGGAGGTACCTGGCCACCCTGAGCCCCGCCCTGGGGACTCTGCTCTCCTGGAGGCCAGCGATCATGCGTCCCGTCATAGATCTGGTGGAATCCGGGGGCTACGTCTTCACCGCCGAGGGAGGAACCGGAGGCGGTGCGGCCTCGGCGTACGACACGACGACCGGTTCCGTCCTGTGGAGCCGGCACGCCGACGGTGACTGTCAGGCCGTGACCGTCTTCGACGACGAGGTTTTCGTTGGCGGGCACTACGATCATTTCGGAGGTCTGCTGAGACGCAAGTTCGCCGCGATTGATCCCGTAAGGGGGGCTGTGGATCCTGGCTGGGCGCCGAAGGCCGATGCTGGAGTGTGGGAGCTCACGCCGGATTTCCTGCGCGGGAGGCTCTACGCAGGGGGTGACTTCACCTCCATAGGCGGACAGCCTCAGCAGGGGTTTGCCAGCTTCTCGAACTGA
- a CDS encoding WD40 repeat domain-containing protein — protein sequence MPGTGQRGRSGRGPASVRRLLLLFLLGAFGIFLPQATAFATPFSIPDTTWVTDGRVSAIERVGDEIYIGGNFRQVGPNTGFGVALYSGGGTLDGAFPNVNGRVLAVTPDGSGGWYIGGEFQRVGGSFRPGIAHVLSDGTTDPDWNPKLDGTVDALAASPDGTKIYAGGNFTTVDGEARSNLVALDAATGEVDQSWTPSTNGTVDAIAIAPDGGRVYVGGAFTSVNGVARGRLASLDPVTGAVDGSWSANANNTVYALAISPDGSRLYAGGRFTNVRGISRGYLAEVSPVDGSVDPGWNPGADAAVNTLAVSNDGSLVYAGGDFTSVNGAARSRIAAIDASNGLPTAWNPGANKTVNAIALSPDGSLVYAGGNFTVFGHASRNRLAAVRAASGTITSWNPNANGPVIALAPSSDGDLVYAGGGLTSVGGVKRSRLAAIDATTGTVDPDWNPGANGAVYTLAASPDGTKIYAGGNFTSVGGVPHERLVALDPTTGAADAGWDPSADGVVRSIVVSGNRIYVGGDFLNVNGQSRSRLALLDAATGALDPLWAPSAGAIVRTMALAPDGGRLYVGGDFTGFSGQTRKYLVAVDPVTGALDPLWKPASKRPVLDLAVSGTGVFAAQGGPGGGAVSAYGTSGQVLWSVAADGDCQAITLVGDRVYVGGHFELLGGQSLSQAAALDAATGSLDPGWQPDVGGNTQGGRGVWALAAFGTQRLYMGGDFTKVSGRSQQGFAQFSG from the coding sequence ATGCCGGGTACGGGGCAGCGGGGCCGCAGTGGCCGGGGGCCGGCATCCGTTCGCCGATTACTCCTGCTGTTCCTGCTTGGTGCTTTCGGAATCTTCCTGCCGCAGGCCACGGCGTTCGCCACACCGTTCAGCATCCCCGACACGACCTGGGTCACGGACGGGCGGGTCTCGGCCATCGAGCGTGTCGGCGATGAGATCTATATCGGGGGCAACTTCCGGCAGGTCGGGCCGAACACGGGTTTCGGCGTCGCCCTGTACTCCGGCGGTGGGACGCTGGACGGCGCTTTCCCGAACGTGAACGGGCGGGTGCTCGCCGTGACCCCCGATGGTTCTGGCGGATGGTATATCGGGGGAGAGTTCCAGCGGGTCGGGGGCAGCTTCAGGCCCGGGATCGCCCACGTCCTCTCGGATGGCACCACGGACCCGGACTGGAACCCCAAGCTGGATGGGACGGTCGACGCGCTGGCCGCTTCCCCGGACGGCACGAAGATCTACGCCGGAGGGAACTTCACTACGGTGGACGGCGAGGCCCGGAGTAACCTGGTCGCGCTCGACGCCGCCACCGGGGAGGTGGACCAGTCATGGACCCCGTCCACCAACGGGACCGTGGACGCCATCGCCATCGCGCCCGACGGCGGCCGTGTATACGTGGGCGGGGCGTTCACCTCGGTGAACGGTGTTGCACGCGGCCGGCTGGCATCGCTCGACCCCGTCACCGGTGCGGTAGATGGTTCCTGGAGCGCCAACGCCAACAACACAGTCTACGCGCTGGCGATCTCACCCGATGGTTCTCGCCTGTACGCGGGGGGGAGGTTCACGAACGTACGCGGGATATCGCGCGGCTACCTTGCTGAGGTCAGCCCGGTGGACGGATCGGTTGACCCCGGCTGGAACCCCGGCGCGGACGCCGCGGTGAACACCCTGGCGGTATCGAACGACGGGTCTCTGGTCTACGCGGGTGGTGATTTCACCAGCGTAAACGGTGCTGCCCGGTCCAGGATCGCCGCGATAGATGCCTCCAACGGTCTCCCGACGGCCTGGAACCCTGGGGCGAACAAGACGGTGAACGCGATAGCACTCTCGCCCGACGGCTCTCTCGTCTACGCGGGCGGCAACTTCACCGTCTTCGGACACGCTTCGCGCAACCGCCTGGCGGCCGTGCGGGCCGCCAGCGGTACCATCACGAGCTGGAACCCGAACGCCAACGGGCCGGTGATCGCGCTGGCCCCCTCCAGCGACGGGGATCTCGTCTACGCCGGAGGCGGGCTTACCAGCGTGGGCGGCGTCAAGAGGTCCCGCCTCGCGGCCATCGACGCCACGACGGGCACGGTCGACCCCGACTGGAACCCAGGGGCGAACGGGGCGGTCTATACGCTGGCCGCTTCCCCGGACGGCACGAAGATCTACGCCGGAGGGAACTTCACGAGCGTCGGGGGCGTCCCGCACGAGAGGCTCGTCGCCCTCGACCCGACCACCGGCGCTGCGGACGCCGGATGGGATCCCTCGGCGGACGGTGTAGTGCGCTCAATCGTGGTCTCCGGCAACAGGATCTATGTCGGAGGTGATTTCCTCAACGTGAACGGTCAGAGCAGGTCGCGCCTCGCGCTCCTGGATGCCGCGACGGGTGCGCTCGATCCCCTCTGGGCTCCTTCCGCCGGTGCCATCGTGAGGACCATGGCCCTCGCACCTGACGGCGGGCGGCTGTATGTCGGGGGCGACTTTACGGGATTTTCCGGGCAGACGAGGAAGTATCTGGTCGCCGTCGACCCGGTGACGGGTGCGCTCGATCCCCTCTGGAAGCCGGCGTCGAAACGGCCGGTGCTCGATCTGGCAGTTTCCGGCACCGGGGTGTTCGCTGCTCAGGGTGGGCCGGGAGGTGGAGCGGTGTCTGCGTACGGCACGTCCGGCCAGGTTCTCTGGAGCGTGGCGGCGGATGGAGACTGCCAGGCCATAACCCTGGTGGGGGATAGAGTCTATGTGGGCGGGCACTTCGAGCTGTTGGGCGGTCAGAGCCTGAGTCAGGCTGCGGCGCTCGACGCGGCGACCGGCAGTCTGGATCCCGGATGGCAGCCGGACGTGGGGGGCAACACCCAGGGTGGTCGCGGTGTGTGGGCGCTGGCGGCGTTCGGCACCCAGCGCCTCTACATGGGCGGGGATTTTACTAAGGTCTCCGGGCGTTCTCAGCAGGGTTTCGCGCAGTTCTCGGGGTGA
- a CDS encoding PQQ-binding-like beta-propeller repeat protein, producing MRLRIIISMWCCAVLWLLAAAPPALAALNNVPDRTFQTDGTVYCFLRVGNTIYMGGRFGRVGGVRRSNLAAFDASTGLLKPWSPTTNGPVYALAASPDGRRIYVGGDFSRTDGTYRDDLAALDASTGRTLGGWRASADAPVRAIEVYGTRIYVGGDFRKVDGKTRYSIALLGAADGALVENWKAGVRGSVRRIDVVGSRLYVGGAFSTIRGPYRRNLEALHPLSGRVAAWSPNPRRPVIDFAVTRKRVYAAQGGLRGGAASAYSTGSGRIVWSQHTNGNTQAVAVMSGLVYFGGHFDRVGGRHRGGFFAIVPRSGSLSRGWAPDANKLGPYELLADTSRGRLYAGGDFTSINNRQRIGFARFSMR from the coding sequence ATGAGACTCCGTATCATAATTTCGATGTGGTGCTGTGCCGTACTCTGGCTGCTCGCCGCGGCGCCACCCGCCCTGGCCGCTCTGAACAACGTCCCGGACCGCACCTTTCAAACCGACGGCACGGTCTACTGCTTCCTGAGGGTCGGGAACACCATCTACATGGGAGGACGCTTTGGCAGGGTCGGCGGGGTCCGGAGGTCGAACCTGGCGGCCTTCGATGCGAGCACGGGCTTGCTGAAACCGTGGAGTCCGACCACCAACGGGCCCGTGTACGCCCTCGCGGCCTCTCCCGACGGGAGGAGGATCTACGTGGGAGGAGACTTCTCCCGGACGGATGGGACGTACCGCGATGATTTGGCAGCGCTGGACGCCTCGACGGGGAGAACACTTGGCGGCTGGCGCGCCTCCGCCGACGCCCCGGTGCGCGCCATCGAGGTCTACGGAACGAGGATCTACGTGGGAGGAGACTTCCGGAAGGTCGACGGCAAAACCCGCTACTCGATCGCCTTACTCGGGGCCGCCGATGGTGCCCTCGTCGAGAACTGGAAGGCGGGGGTCAGAGGCTCCGTGCGCAGGATCGACGTCGTTGGATCTCGTCTGTACGTCGGGGGAGCTTTCTCCACCATCAGAGGACCGTACCGGCGCAACCTTGAGGCCCTCCACCCCCTCTCCGGCAGGGTTGCCGCCTGGAGTCCCAATCCCCGCCGGCCGGTCATAGACTTCGCGGTGACCAGAAAGCGCGTCTACGCCGCGCAGGGGGGACTGAGGGGTGGGGCCGCCTCTGCGTACAGCACGGGCTCCGGGAGAATCGTCTGGAGCCAGCATACCAACGGCAACACCCAGGCCGTGGCGGTGATGAGCGGCTTGGTGTACTTCGGGGGACACTTCGACAGGGTCGGGGGCCGGCATCGCGGGGGATTTTTCGCGATAGTGCCGAGATCCGGGAGCCTCAGCCGAGGCTGGGCGCCCGATGCCAACAAGCTCGGTCCCTACGAACTGCTGGCCGACACCTCGCGCGGGAGGCTCTACGCGGGGGGTGACTTCACCTCCATAAACAACCGGCAGAGGATCGGGTTCGCCCGGTTTTCGATGCGATGA
- a CDS encoding right-handed parallel beta-helix repeat-containing protein, with amino-acid sequence MAANIRPTCHDSLQKKIDAARPGSTVRLAGNCIYRETVVVNKPLTLDGGGKGEIRGSDVWRRWRREGSVWVSRDSVPRFPVDHRYRCEGSSRECRWPEQVFINGRPLEQVASNPGPGQFALDAGRHVILANDPAGHAVEVTVRKSWIVGASPGVTVKGITMKDAAGDGLWNGGYSDWTVENDDLSWAHARDLSLTLGDGLVARDNELHDGGQLGLGSNDASVKIVGNRVYRNNVEGFDPRWEAGGMKVTQPRHAVISGNDVYDNRDIGIWTDVVNPAQKNVEISHNRVHGNPRNGIRVEITKNFSVRDNVVWENGWGEGNSYNGAGISINGSRDGVVKDNVLAWNASGIGVVQQERRRSHEQAYNTVRDVRLQANKIIQSEPPGSSDHAAIFWNGSGSAIRGVPSLYNPAMNNGGVGDAFWFEGSRESACRFKWQGRCRSLTGFNATPAEKGGRYLSTAEKEALLRQNGLPASPSRHPQKPWGILSRLSRLF; translated from the coding sequence ATGGCGGCGAACATCCGGCCCACCTGCCATGACTCCCTGCAGAAGAAGATAGACGCGGCGCGCCCCGGCAGCACCGTCAGGCTCGCCGGGAACTGCATCTACCGCGAGACCGTCGTCGTGAACAAGCCGCTCACGCTCGATGGCGGAGGGAAGGGTGAGATCCGGGGCTCCGATGTGTGGCGGCGCTGGCGCAGGGAGGGTTCTGTGTGGGTGAGTCGTGATTCCGTGCCGCGCTTCCCCGTCGATCACCGCTATCGCTGCGAGGGATCGAGCCGGGAGTGCCGCTGGCCGGAGCAGGTCTTCATCAACGGGAGGCCGCTCGAGCAGGTCGCCTCGAACCCCGGGCCCGGGCAGTTCGCCCTCGACGCCGGCCGGCACGTCATCCTCGCCAACGATCCCGCCGGGCATGCCGTCGAGGTGACCGTGAGGAAGAGCTGGATAGTGGGCGCCTCGCCGGGCGTCACCGTGAAGGGGATAACCATGAAGGATGCCGCGGGGGACGGCCTCTGGAACGGCGGTTATTCGGACTGGACCGTGGAGAACGACGACCTCTCCTGGGCACACGCCAGAGACCTCTCCCTCACCCTCGGCGACGGCCTCGTCGCCCGCGACAACGAGCTGCACGACGGCGGGCAGCTGGGCCTGGGGAGCAATGATGCCAGCGTAAAGATCGTGGGCAACAGGGTGTACCGCAACAACGTCGAGGGCTTCGATCCCCGCTGGGAAGCCGGGGGGATGAAGGTCACCCAGCCCCGCCATGCGGTGATCTCCGGCAACGACGTCTATGACAACAGGGACATAGGCATCTGGACGGACGTGGTGAACCCGGCGCAGAAGAACGTGGAGATCTCGCACAACAGGGTCCACGGCAACCCCAGGAACGGCATCCGGGTCGAGATAACAAAGAACTTCAGTGTCCGCGACAACGTGGTGTGGGAGAACGGCTGGGGGGAGGGCAACTCCTACAACGGTGCGGGCATCTCCATAAACGGTTCCCGCGACGGGGTGGTGAAGGACAACGTCCTGGCCTGGAATGCATCCGGCATCGGCGTGGTCCAGCAGGAGAGGAGGAGAAGCCACGAGCAGGCCTATAACACCGTCAGAGACGTCAGGCTGCAGGCAAACAAGATCATACAGAGCGAGCCGCCAGGATCGTCCGACCATGCGGCCATCTTCTGGAACGGTAGCGGCTCCGCGATACGAGGCGTCCCGAGCCTTTACAACCCTGCGATGAACAATGGTGGCGTAGGGGACGCCTTCTGGTTCGAAGGGTCCCGCGAAAGCGCCTGCCGCTTCAAGTGGCAGGGGCGGTGCAGGTCTCTCACCGGCTTCAACGCCACCCCGGCCGAGAAGGGCGGCCGCTACCTCTCCACCGCCGAGAAGGAGGCCCTGCTGAGGCAGAACGGCCTCCCGGCTTCCCCCAGCAGGCACCCTCAGAAACCCTGGGGGATCCTGTCCAGGCTATCGCGGCTGTTCTAG
- a CDS encoding glycosyltransferase family 2 protein: MDWPKISVVTPSFNQARYIEATIRSVLEQGYPNLEYIVIDGGSSDGSVRIIERYADRLAYWVSEPDGGQTDALIKGFERSTGEIMCWLCSDDLHEPHTLREVAEIFLSRPELQVVYGDSLWIDAEGLPIRPKKEIAFNRFVWMHDYNYLPQPSTFWRRGIYERVGGLDARFNLAMDADLWARFAEHTIPHHVPRPWSRMRYYPEQKNRRLREDSDREDAMIRNRYLPARGLLGRGSRKAAAKGLRVSLKLLRGAYW, encoded by the coding sequence TTGGACTGGCCGAAGATCTCCGTCGTGACCCCTTCTTTCAACCAGGCCCGATACATCGAGGCGACCATCAGGAGTGTTCTGGAGCAGGGTTACCCCAACCTGGAGTACATCGTGATCGACGGTGGCTCGAGCGATGGCAGCGTGCGGATCATCGAGCGGTATGCCGACCGGCTGGCCTACTGGGTGAGCGAGCCGGACGGCGGGCAGACCGACGCCCTCATAAAGGGCTTCGAGAGGTCGACCGGGGAGATCATGTGCTGGCTGTGCTCCGACGACCTGCACGAGCCGCATACCCTGCGCGAGGTGGCGGAGATTTTCCTGTCTCGCCCGGAACTTCAGGTGGTCTACGGCGACAGCCTGTGGATCGACGCCGAAGGTCTTCCTATCCGGCCGAAGAAGGAGATAGCTTTCAACCGCTTCGTCTGGATGCACGATTACAACTACCTGCCGCAGCCTTCGACCTTCTGGCGGCGCGGGATCTACGAGCGGGTCGGAGGGCTTGACGCCCGGTTCAACCTGGCGATGGATGCGGATCTGTGGGCCAGGTTCGCCGAGCATACCATACCTCACCACGTCCCGCGTCCCTGGTCCAGGATGCGCTACTACCCGGAGCAGAAGAACAGAAGGTTGCGCGAGGACAGCGACAGGGAGGATGCGATGATCCGCAACCGCTACCTCCCCGCCCGGGGGCTTCTAGGACGGGGTTCCCGGAAGGCGGCCGCCAAGGGGCTGCGCGTGTCGCTGAAACTGCTTCGCGGAGCTTACTGGTAG
- a CDS encoding O-antigen ligase family protein, with translation MFFPGRTGARPGTILALSLLACAGGAGLAFVPAPTFLVVAATFCIGLWLATRGYFQRRGDIAEDAVVGSPPRRSTFAGRLVPVFLVFWWVVLIAPLSLYDPRVVGGQDAAQATASGSLQNQIMIVAFGGIGLILLMGAIKRMDVAFRWILVLWAVYLGWGYASLLWSVYPPLTIRNLVAYVLVTFGSFGLGAGFYGARPDGRAMFFRHITVAGLLSALVILIPLPLHWGQIDPLNPAQRLEINGNFTALVARPVMTAVVTLLITSLVGLRKWRTRDWLYVFVLLLPVFVLKTRGPFLWAMLALVIVYLLYRTRVHDRIFQLGLAVTAALGAYVSYSSGMLGLIVPYLTRDNTQLSMSLTGRIPLWEAIVPQIEQHPLLGVGFAAFWNPENLYRMQEIVGFPVVSAHNGFLQELLDTGMIGLALFLVFWVSTMALVVHRARRGGDRMGWFALALMVLYLLLNVTTALMQEYLEFPFMLVFATLGMMAVRNPSRENDAGIPRPERLELRVGGSGGG, from the coding sequence GTGTTTTTCCCTGGCCGGACCGGTGCACGTCCGGGCACCATCCTTGCCCTCTCGCTCCTGGCGTGCGCCGGGGGCGCCGGGCTTGCCTTCGTGCCGGCACCGACCTTCCTCGTGGTGGCGGCCACCTTCTGCATCGGGCTGTGGCTGGCGACGAGAGGCTACTTCCAACGCCGGGGGGACATCGCGGAGGATGCTGTGGTCGGCTCGCCGCCCCGGCGGAGCACCTTCGCCGGGAGGCTGGTGCCGGTCTTCCTGGTCTTCTGGTGGGTCGTGTTGATCGCACCGCTCTCCCTCTACGACCCGCGCGTGGTGGGTGGCCAGGATGCGGCCCAGGCCACGGCTTCAGGCTCCCTGCAGAACCAGATCATGATAGTTGCCTTCGGGGGCATCGGGCTGATCCTGCTGATGGGTGCCATAAAACGTATGGATGTGGCTTTCCGGTGGATCCTGGTCCTCTGGGCGGTGTACCTGGGGTGGGGCTATGCCAGCCTCCTGTGGAGCGTCTACCCGCCTCTGACCATCAGGAACCTGGTGGCCTACGTCCTCGTCACGTTCGGCAGCTTCGGCCTCGGTGCAGGCTTTTACGGTGCGCGCCCGGACGGGCGTGCTATGTTCTTCAGGCACATCACGGTGGCCGGGTTGCTCTCGGCGCTGGTGATACTCATCCCCCTGCCCCTCCACTGGGGGCAGATCGATCCACTCAATCCCGCGCAGCGGCTCGAGATAAACGGCAATTTCACCGCCCTGGTCGCGCGCCCGGTGATGACCGCCGTGGTCACGTTGCTCATCACCTCTCTGGTGGGGTTGAGGAAGTGGAGGACACGGGACTGGCTCTACGTCTTCGTGCTCCTCCTGCCGGTCTTCGTGCTGAAGACGCGTGGGCCCTTTCTGTGGGCGATGCTGGCGCTCGTCATCGTCTACCTGCTCTACAGGACACGCGTGCATGATCGGATCTTCCAGCTCGGTCTGGCGGTTACGGCTGCGCTCGGCGCATACGTATCCTATTCCAGCGGCATGCTCGGGCTCATCGTTCCCTATCTGACCCGCGACAACACACAGCTTTCGATGTCCCTGACGGGCCGCATCCCCCTGTGGGAAGCGATAGTCCCCCAGATCGAGCAGCATCCTCTGCTCGGGGTCGGATTCGCAGCCTTCTGGAATCCCGAGAACCTCTACCGGATGCAGGAGATCGTAGGTTTCCCGGTGGTCTCCGCCCACAACGGGTTTTTGCAGGAACTGCTGGATACCGGGATGATCGGTCTGGCGCTCTTCCTGGTCTTCTGGGTCTCCACGATGGCGCTGGTGGTCCACAGGGCGCGGCGGGGGGGCGACCGCATGGGGTGGTTCGCTCTCGCCCTGATGGTCTTATATCTGCTGCTGAACGTGACCACCGCCCTCATGCAGGAATATCTGGAGTTCCCGTTCATGCTCGTCTTCGCGACGCTGGGGATGATGGCGGTGAGGAATCCGTCGCGGGAGAACGACGCCGGGATACCGCGGCCAGAGAGGCTGGAACTTCGTGTCGGTGGTTCGGGAGGAGGATAG
- a CDS encoding sulfotransferase family protein, whose amino-acid sequence MSATIPGSTLGEAPTPVFIFSLPRSGSTLAQRILAAHEDVATASEPWLLLPYFYTLKRGGVYAEFNHAALVNAIEDFCSVLPGGREEYLAEIRKMVLRLYGRAAPEGVRYFLDKTPRYHLIAGDIVSAFPGARYIFLWRNPLSVVSSIIETWGGGRWNLYRHKIDLFEGLENLIRTYTTAGDRAHAVRYEDLVTDPEDTWRGVFRYLGLPFDGSVLDSFGSIKLKGRKGDPTGTRIYDGVSRSSLERWRQTLNTPFRKAWCRRYLHWIGAERLRIMGYDYEELMAELSSLRVSGKRIASDAFRACYGLAYDTSEPGILREKLRALPEWKRIHVHK is encoded by the coding sequence TTGTCCGCGACGATACCCGGGTCGACGTTGGGTGAGGCTCCGACACCGGTCTTCATCTTCTCTTTGCCCCGCTCCGGGTCGACGCTGGCCCAGAGGATACTCGCCGCGCACGAGGATGTGGCCACCGCCTCGGAGCCCTGGCTTCTCCTGCCGTACTTCTACACGCTGAAGAGGGGTGGCGTGTACGCGGAGTTCAACCACGCCGCCCTCGTCAACGCCATCGAGGATTTCTGCAGCGTGCTGCCGGGGGGCAGGGAGGAGTATCTCGCCGAGATACGCAAGATGGTGCTCAGGCTGTACGGCAGAGCCGCCCCGGAAGGCGTCCGCTACTTCCTGGACAAGACCCCTCGTTACCACCTCATCGCCGGTGACATAGTCTCGGCATTCCCCGGGGCGAGGTACATATTTCTCTGGCGCAACCCCCTCTCCGTGGTCTCCTCCATCATCGAGACCTGGGGCGGGGGGAGATGGAACCTCTATCGGCACAAGATAGACCTGTTCGAGGGTCTTGAGAACCTGATCAGGACCTACACGACGGCCGGGGATCGCGCCCATGCGGTGCGCTACGAGGACCTGGTGACCGACCCGGAGGACACCTGGAGGGGCGTGTTCCGTTATCTGGGGCTGCCCTTCGACGGCTCCGTCCTCGACTCTTTCGGGAGTATCAAGCTGAAGGGGCGCAAGGGCGACCCGACCGGGACGCGGATATACGACGGCGTCAGCAGGAGTTCGCTGGAGCGGTGGAGACAGACCCTCAACACCCCCTTCCGAAAAGCGTGGTGCCGCAGGTATCTGCATTGGATCGGGGCAGAGAGGCTGAGGATCATGGGGTACGACTACGAAGAGCTGATGGCTGAACTCTCATCCCTCCGCGTGTCCGGAAAGAGGATCGCTTCCGATGCCTTCAGGGCCTGCTACGGGCTCGCCTACGACACCTCGGAGCCCGGAATCCTGCGGGAGAAGCTGCGTGCCCTGCCTGAATGGAAGCGGATCCATGTACACAAATAG